TGGTCCCAACCTGATCGCCGAGAACCTACAGAACGGCGCCGACCTGACGATCGTTTCATCCTTGGAGATCGCTCCGGAGTACCGCGGACACAAGATCGGCTACACCGTACTGAACGCCATCATCGAAACGGTTGGCCGTGCCGTGGCCCTCGTGCTGCTGCAGGCCGCGCCGATGATCTCCGATGAGGCGCCAGGGAGGGCTCGCCCGAACACGAGACGGCGAACGCCGGCTTAAAAACCTATTGGCAGGGTTTTGGCTTCGAGGAGGTGTCCGGAGGCTACTTCGCTTTTGCGAAAAAGTCCCTGGAGTGATCGCACCGGCCGGGCGCCCATAGGCGGCCGTCGTCGACTGCTTCGCCAGCCACTCCCTTGAGGTGGTGGCTTTGCCTCCTGGAGGAGCTCAGGCTGCCGGGGCCACTACTTTCCATGGGCAGGCTGCTGTACGATCCGGAAATCCAAGCCTGCATTCGGGGTCCGGCGAGGAGTACGCGGAACCCATGGACAAGCACATTAGCCAGGAATAGCCTTAAGCCGTTCGAGAGTGCCCGATGAAGATGGTCCGGGAGTACTTCGAGGAGACAACGCAGGGAGACGAATTCTGGTCTAGCCTCCAGCCAGGGTTCCGCGCGGGTAGTCTCTCTTTCAGCACACACTCACAGGAGGAGCAAAATGACGGATACGCCCCGCAGCCCTTTGGCTGCTCCCGGCTGGTATCCGGATCCCTCCGGGTCCGCCCAGCTTCGATGGTGGGACGGCCGGAGGTGGACTGAACACTTAAGCGGCGCGCCCTTTCAGAACAGGCCTACTGCCCGCCCCGAGATCAGTGCGCAGACCCCCGTCTACAACCCGCTGATCTGGGTAATCACCGTTCTGCCCCTCATCGCAGTTGCGCTCATCATCACCTGGAACCCGGTATTTCGCATCGTCTACGTGGGGGCCCGGCGCACACCCACCGTCGACCCTGGCTCCGTGTTCACCCCGTCGTACTTCCTGCTGATCGGAAGCGGCTGGCTCATCTACGGGGTGTCCGTGTTGCTGGCATATCTCGACTGGCAAAAGCTTGGCCGGGCCGGTGTGATTCGTCCCTTCCACTGGGCCTGGGCGTTCCTGGGCGCCACGATCTACATCATCGGCCGCTCCGTCATCGTTCACAAGGTCGCTGTCGGCCGCGGTCTCATTCCGGTCTGGGTACTCATTGAGTATTTGAAGCTTTGAGCGCCACCTGTTCGTGCGGTTCAGCGCCGGGGTTCGTGCGAGAGAGCGCCAGCGGTCGCGGGGCCTGGCGCCGCTGACGCTCTCCGTGACGGTTGCTAGGCGGTTGCGAGTGCTGTGTGCTCGCGCATGTTGTAATTGCCTGTCTCGACCCAGATCGTGTTGTGGATGATCCGGTCCATGATCGCGTCGGCGTGAACGCCGGAGCCGAGCCGCTGGTGCCAGTCCTTCTGCGAGTACTGGGTGCAGAACACTGTTGACGTCTCCCCGTAGCGGCGTTCCATCAGTTCCAGCAGCATGGTGCGCATCGATTCCGTGGGCCGATCCAGCAGCCACTCATCGATGACCAGCAGGGTGAATGCCGCATATTTGCGCAGGAACTTGCCGGATCCGCCAGGGGTGTCTTGGGCGGCGACCCAGGCTTCCTCGAGGTCGGGCATGCGGACGTAATGCGCGCGGATGCGGTGTTCGCATGCGCGTTTAGCCATCGCGCACCCCAGGTAGGACTTCCCCGACCCGGTGAACCCTTGGAAGACAACGTTCTGCTGCCGGGCCACGAACGAGCAGGTGCCGAGCTGGCTCAGCAGCGGCCGGTCAAGACCTCGCTCGTCGAGGAGGTCGATGCGGCGCAGGTCAGCGTTCGGGTAGCGCAGCCCCGCCCGCCGGATCAGGCCGGTGACTTTGGCATGGGTGAACGACGCGTAGGCGTCATCGACGACCAGCCGGAGACGATCTTCGAACGGCAGGCTGATGCTCAGCGTCTCGTCTTGGGTATCTATGGCCTCCAGCAGCTCGCCCGCGTTCATCTCCCGCAGCTTGCGTTTGGTTTCCGTGTCCAGGCGGCTCATCGGGTCCCTCCTGCGTAGTAGGAGCTGCCGCGCACGTATCCGCCATCTTCGTCATCAGGCTCCTCGACGTGCCCGGTTTTGTCCTGCCCGGTGTCCAGGATCGGCCGCAGGTGGGCGTAACGGGGCGATCGTATCGGACCGCGCAGCGCGAGCTGGCATGCGGCTTCCACCCGGGCTGGTGAGAACCTACGAGACAGACGCAGCACCGCCAGGGCCGGGTCGTAGCCGGCTTCCTCGATGCGGACAGACTCGAAGATCTTCTCGATCACGGTCCCGGTCGCCGGTCCCATCCGTAACGCCCAGGCGTCGATCCGGGCCCGGTCCCAGGCTTGCCAGCTGTGCCCCTCGGGAAGGTCGGCTTCGTTCGTCCGATACTGGTTCGTCGTCGTCACGGGCAGCAGCAGGTGGCTGGTCAGGCGCTCATCACCCCGATAGATCTCGAGCATGGTGTCCGTGACGCGAAGATCAACATGCGCGCCGATGTGGGTGAACGGGACGGAGTAGAAGTTTTTTGACCAGACCACGTGTCCGTTCCGGCCTACTTTGCGCCCATATGTCCAGGTGCTGATCTCGAAAGTCACCGCCGGCAACGGTTGCAGCAGCGGCTTCTCCTCGGCCGTGAACACGCTCAGCCGGGAGCCCTCCCGCTTCTGGAACGGCTGTCGGTTGTAGGCATCGATCTGCTCCCGAACCCGGGCCCGCAGCTGCACCAGGCTGGTGAACTGCTCCTGCCTCAGACCCGCAATCACCCAGGTGGCGACGTGGGAGACAGTGTTTTCTACGCTGGCTTTGTCTTTCGGGTGCCGCACCCGGCCCGGTAGTACCGCCGCCGAATAATGCGCCGCCATCTCCCGATAAGCGTCGTTGA
This genomic interval from Micrococcaceae bacterium Sec5.7 contains the following:
- a CDS encoding DUF2510 domain-containing protein, with amino-acid sequence MTDTPRSPLAAPGWYPDPSGSAQLRWWDGRRWTEHLSGAPFQNRPTARPEISAQTPVYNPLIWVITVLPLIAVALIITWNPVFRIVYVGARRTPTVDPGSVFTPSYFLLIGSGWLIYGVSVLLAYLDWQKLGRAGVIRPFHWAWAFLGATIYIIGRSVIVHKVAVGRGLIPVWVLIEYLKL
- a CDS encoding ATP-binding protein — protein: MSRLDTETKRKLREMNAGELLEAIDTQDETLSISLPFEDRLRLVVDDAYASFTHAKVTGLIRRAGLRYPNADLRRIDLLDERGLDRPLLSQLGTCSFVARQQNVVFQGFTGSGKSYLGCAMAKRACEHRIRAHYVRMPDLEEAWVAAQDTPGGSGKFLRKYAAFTLLVIDEWLLDRPTESMRTMLLELMERRYGETSTVFCTQYSQKDWHQRLGSGVHADAIMDRIIHNTIWVETGNYNMREHTALATA
- the istA gene encoding IS21 family transposase, encoding MVRKIKAKLVLQLHNQGLSGRAISLAQGMSRHSVQAVIDAADQLGLGWDDVAEKSEGEVYLALFPGRGVRESVFAQPDWVQVHRELARVGVTLKLLHQEYLDGCSRAGQAAMSYDRFCRLYGDYANVTGASSRVGHKAGRSVEVDWSGPTMQLVDPATGEVSKVYLFVACLPFSRYAFVEATLDMRQESWLRAHAAMFAFFGGTVPRLVPDNLKTGVISHPREGEVVLNDAYREMAAHYSAAVLPGRVRHPKDKASVENTVSHVATWVIAGLRQEQFTSLVQLRARVREQIDAYNRQPFQKREGSRLSVFTAEEKPLLQPLPAVTFEISTWTYGRKVGRNGHVVWSKNFYSVPFTHIGAHVDLRVTDTMLEIYRGDERLTSHLLLPVTTTNQYRTNEADLPEGHSWQAWDRARIDAWALRMGPATGTVIEKIFESVRIEEAGYDPALAVLRLSRRFSPARVEAACQLALRGPIRSPRYAHLRPILDTGQDKTGHVEEPDDEDGGYVRGSSYYAGGTR